The Flavobacterium sp. 1 genome contains the following window.
CAAAGCCTGACGTCTCAGCACTACAGCGTGTTTGGGACTAAATTAAGCCCATTCTTCGGATTTGCCAAATCTTCCCAAATACAAGACCAACTTTCCATTAAGCCAAATGCCCAAATCCGTTGTAGGAGTACCTGTTAGCCGTAATTCTTGTATCCTAATTTTTCTAGTTTTTGAATTGCTTTTGCGATGGTTTCGTCATTAAAAAGAACTCTGTATTTAGGTTTTAATATTATGTTCTCAAATGTTAAGTCTAATCGATCAATTTCAAACATTTTTAGTAAACCTGATTGGATGTTTTCGGCTCCATCTTTCATTAATTTTCTTGCAGTTCCTATTGCACCATATCTAAAAAGCATATCAGTTACAGTGATTTTATTGATTTTTGCACCCGCTTTTAATGATTCATCTAATGATTGTAATAGCTCATCAAGCAATTCCTTTTCGATTTTCTCAAATTCTTCTTCTTTAGATTCAGAATCTGTAGTAATAATGTTCGATAATTTTTGAATTTCATAGTTACCTACAATCGTTTCTAGAAATTTAAATCTCCCTAAAAATTGTTTAACTAGAGTTTCATCGTCACTTATAATTACATTTTCGTGGTTAAAAAATTCCGCAGAATTTGTCCAATTATATGATCCAAATATTACTTTTCTTTTGTCAAAAACTGCAAACTTATCGTGAAGAAATCTTCCAGAACTGGTAGATAGAATATTAATTAAGCCACTTTTATTTTGAATTTCTTTAAAACTCAGACGCTTATTTTCAAAATGGTCACTAATTATTATTTTAATTTTACACCCAGATTCTGCTTTGTCAATTAACTTTCCTAGAATTTCTTTGCTCGTAAACCAAGCCACACAAATTAATATTTCTTCCTTTGAAGATACAATTTGTTCAATAATTTTATTTCTAATGTCTTTGAAATGTGCTTGTGTCATAGAATTACGGCTAACTAGGTTTATACATCTCCATATTGAGTGGATTAGCGAAGGTTTTGCGTGTTTTTTTTATACAAAATCAAACTTACAAAATAGATTCAAGTATTCACTACCTTTTTCTTGCATTACTATTATCATAAAATAAAAAAGACACCTCATCAGAATCTTTCATTATTTCTTCCCTCTTTTCCTCCAACTTCCATTATAACCTCGACCCCTCAATCGCTCATAAAACTTCCCTCTTATGTAAAGCCCCACAAACCACAATAAAACAAAACCTATTATTTCATACCATTCCATCCCTCAAAGATAAAATGGCAATTACAGTAATAATGCAACTAGAATTCTAATACTCCCGAATTGACAAGTTTTAATCCAGAATTGACAAGTGCTTTACAAATTGCGATAAAAAAAGAGGACTACAAAATCCTCTTGAAAAACTAAAAATTTCTTTTATCATATCTTCTTAGACATTGAATAAGCTATGGTTCCGTTCGACAGTGGTTTCATTGTTCGCGTTGCGCACATAACGAAACCTTATTTGTTACCTGCCGTTTTAATATTGTGCAATTTTACATTTTCCACTGGTAATATCGTCTTGTACTGTCTTATATTTCACATTATCCTTTCGGATGCCATTTTGATATACAACGTTAATCCTTTCGTTTCTTCCAAATTTTGTACGTGTTACATTGATTTTGGTTTTATCCTCTTTTTTAGGTGATAAATTGAATGTAATATTTTTTTGAATACCCTCGTGCTCATATCGTACTTGTTTATTAGGTCCTGTTTGCATCATTCTAAATAATTTAAAAATTTCATCAGCTTTCTCGTTATAAAGAATTTTTCCAGTTTTAAAGTCAAATTTAGTCGTTCCGAATGAACCAATTATTTGGTCTGAAGTTACTTCGTCTGAAGCTGGGTCAAGATTTTCATATTCGTCAAGGATAAAGCGAGTTTCAACGCCAATCAAATTATAACGTTCAAGCATCAATTCATTCCTTATTGCAAAGTTTTCTCCAAATTTTTTTTTCTGAACACTTGGATAAATTATTGCCTCAAAATTTCTGTCTGATACAACTGGATAAAATAATTGCTCAGATGACAACAAAGCACTAAAAAGATAATCTCTTGGTTTGCTCCTATCTACTTCTAAACTATATGCATCAACAAAAAAGTCCTCCAATTGATAGTAAACCTCTTGAAGTTGATGCTGAATTTTGGGATTTTCAGTCTTATCCTTCATTATAATTAAGCTATTCACTTTTGCATTTGGTTTTAACTCATAATGTGAAAGCGTAATTACATCACCGTGTTTCGGTTTTATTTCCCAATATGCACCAGCTTCGCTCGTAGCACAATATAAAATTTGCTGATTTGGAATATTACAACGTCCAAATCCACAGTATTGTATTGGGGGTGCTAGTAGTTGAGAAATATCAGTTAAATAACTAAGTTCTTTTCCTTGTGCCTCTAATATTCTGTTGTTATTTGAAATTCTAACAAGTCTTTGTGGAGGTTCTTGAGTATTTCCACCAATTTTAAGGTTAAAGAACTTAGCTACGTCTTTTTTAAGGTTCTCAAATTCGTCATTAGTCAAATCCTGAACTTTATTGAAAAGAGAACGATAATAGTTTAGCTTCTCCACTATGTCCTTAGTTGGATGTAAATTTAGCTCTTCTTGATTTGTTTCATTATTTGCAATCTTGTCAATCATTCTGATGTTGGTCTAAAAATGGCAGGTAACTTGTAAATAAGAGCCACAAAGTGATTACAATCCATCCAAATTAGGTTGGTTTTTGCTAAATTATAATTTTTTACTATCACTCTATCAAACATACAAAACCATTTCAAATATACTTTACGGTTTTCCACATAGGCAATAAAAAAAGATGTCTAAGCATCTTTTATAAATCATTATCTTTTTCTGAACTATTTGTAGAATCTAGTTCGTCATAATATGTTTCAAAATCAAAATCTATATTAAATAGTTCTCTTGGATGTATTCGAAGACCTTTGGCAAGTTCTATAAGACTTGAAAGTTGACAATCAATTTTATTATTAGCAATATTACTAATCTTACCACTATGAATTTCACATTTAGCAGCAATCTTTGCATAAGCAGTTTTACCTTTTAAAGATTTTACCTTTTGTGCAATTAACTCTTTAATTTCTTTTGTCTTATTTTCATTCTTCATTACCATCTTTTAGTGCAATTTGACTAAAACTCAAAAAATATTCATTACCGAATTCGGTAATACGAATAAAATAATTATCTTTGCATTAAGATTACATTGAAAATTGTAATTTTGCGACTCTTCAAAAAACATTGAAGCATTCGCTTTGAATCTCGTATCAGAAAACTGGTAATTTTATAGGAACGAGAAGATAAGTACGATGCTCACGTCCTATGGCGTGGGCTCACTTATTGTTCCCCGGTATACCAGTACCTCTGATATGATAAGCTGAGTTCCATGCCTTTTTTTATGTCCATTCTTTAGGCAAAATTCAATTTCAATTCTTAGCATTGTTTCCTTTTTTAAAGTTTCGCATTACCATTAATTATTATTGAATTAGTTGGGAAAGGCACTGCCACCGTCTGGCTGCAACAGGCAACGGCAGTAAGCTTTTCCTATTTTAAAAACTCTTTTAAAGGAAATGCCTATGCAATAAAAAAAACAAAAAAATCTTTGTGCCTTAGCGTCTTCGCGGTGCAACAAAAAAATGGCCCTCTAACTCGTCGCCAAACTACCTAGAGGACCGCAGCTAATAAAACTAACATTTTACTAAA
Protein-coding sequences here:
- a CDS encoding phospholipase D-like domain-containing protein, producing MTQAHFKDIRNKIIEQIVSSKEEILICVAWFTSKEILGKLIDKAESGCKIKIIISDHFENKRLSFKEIQNKSGLINILSTSSGRFLHDKFAVFDKRKVIFGSYNWTNSAEFFNHENVIISDDETLVKQFLGRFKFLETIVGNYEIQKLSNIITTDSESKEEEFEKIEKELLDELLQSLDESLKAGAKINKITVTDMLFRYGAIGTARKLMKDGAENIQSGLLKMFEIDRLDLTFENIILKPKYRVLFNDETIAKAIQKLEKLGYKNYG